The Cuculus canorus isolate bCucCan1 chromosome 14, bCucCan1.pri, whole genome shotgun sequence genomic sequence GGTGAGAGGTGGCCCAGTCCTGTGGGGATGtgggtgcccagggaggggacTGGTGCTCGTCTGCCTTGCACCCATCCTGCTCCCTTGCTACATCCGCACCTTTCTGAGCAGCCTGAACCCTGCGACATGCTTGGGGTGACGCTGAGGGTGTTTTTGGCTCTAACTTTACATGGATATTTGTATTCCTCAAAACATTCACTAACCTAATTTTGACTATTCTTGCCCCTTTCCAAAGATGGGAAAGGAACTTACTGTTTGCTGAATTTGCTGCTGATGCAAACTGACAGCCAAAATGCTGAGGGTGCGTGGCTCAGCCAGGAAGGGAAACTGTTGAGCTATTCTGCAGGGAACTGGGGACCCAGATCTCAGCTCCTGCAGGGACTTGCAGCCTGACTGTGGGTGCCCAGGGCTAacttccctctgccctccctgtgATGGGTGGTGGCCTTTTCTGAGCCCCACAAAGCCCTGCTGTGTGCCCAAGCTTTGCCGGCTGCCTGCCACTGGAGGGTGGGACATGGACTTCTTTTGGGAGCATCTACACCTAATGACTATGCCCCCATTCTGCACAGCAAATTCAGATAGCAAAACTGTCCCCCTTCCCCCAGCAAAGCCAGGGGCGTTGTGCTGTCAGTGAGTGGTGAAGGCAGGGGTGGTCAGCTGCATGTAAAGCTGGTGTAACTGGACCTGTGCCACCAACTGGATGCAAGCTCAGTCCCCACTGGTGCTGGTGAGTTTCTGGGTGGCTGCAAAGAGCAAGAGTTGCCTGGTAAAGGATCTTCTTCTGGGGCATTGACTCTTGCTTAAAAGTTCATGGTCCCCACCTCTGCATCTGTCTCTGGTGATGGACCTACCATAAAAGCCCTACATGCAAGAAAGTTCTTACCTCTTGAGGGCTCCATCCGTCAGCAAGATCCCCTTCCCGTTCCTCATCTCCAGCTTCAGGGGTTTACCCTCTTGCTTGCCCtggccctgcctgcagctcctgcccctggACTGGGCCTTCTGGAGGGGAGGCAGGTGGGGGCTCCTGGAGCCCCCGATCCTCCAGCAGTGCAGCAAGTGCTGGTACGCCACACGGAAATCCCTGTTGAGCGTCCCATAGAGGATGGGGTTCAGGGCTGAGTTGGCGTAGCCCAGCCAGAGGACGATGGACATTGGTGTGCCTTTCACCCTGctgtccccccacatcccccgGTAGGTGAACACTGTGAAATAGGGGAACCAGCACACAATGAATGCTCCCAACACTACTGCCAGTGTCACAGTGGCTTTGTGCTCTTTCACCATGGGTGGCATTGGGGcgttgctgctgcagcaccacGTGTGGTTTATCCTTTTGGCTTGTTCCCTTGCTATCTTAAATATCCGGTAGTAGGTGATGCACATGATGACCAAAGGGACGTAGAAGGTGAGCAAGGCATCCACTAGGCCATATACAGGGTTCACCTCCAGAATACATTCATTGTTGCAGTTGGGGGCTGTGTTTTGGACTGCTGTCCCATTAGTGTTCCAGCCCAGGTAGATGGGTAGGAAGGAGACCATGAGCGAAACTGTCCAAATAATGACCAAGCCAACAGCCACCCGAGCAGGAGTGACAAGCTGGCTGTAACGGAGTGGGGTGGTGACAGCAAAGTAGCGGTCCAGGCTGATCATGAAGAGGTTGAGGATGGAAGCTGTGCACAACATGACATCCAGGCTAGTGTAGATGTTGCACAAAGTGCTGCCAAAGGGCCACTCTTTGGCGAGTTCATAGAAGGCAGAGAATGGCAGCACCAGGAGTCCCAGAAGCAGGTCAGTGATGGCCAAGGAGACGATGATGCAGTTTGTCAAGTTGCGGAGCCGGCGGTCAAGGGTGACTGCCAGGCAGACGATGATGTTACCGCAGAGAGTGATGacgatgaggatggtgaggcaggACCcaaccagcagctgcagggggaAGCTCATCCTTTCTTGAGGGCTTGTGTGGTTGTAACACGGATCCATACTGCAGTCTCATGGATGGAGCAGTCCCGCTCTCACTGACTCCAAATCTTCTTGCAGTGATCCTCTACCGGGCAGCCTTAGAGCCCTTTCCGAAGTGTCGTTGGACCTACAGAGACCTTGGAGAACATTTCAGAGCCACTTCATATGCTCAGCCTTGTATGGTACAGATGACATGGTCTAGGGAAAGATGTGGCCCTGTGACTCACTTGTGCCTGTTGGCCCAACCTGGGAGCTCAGTGCTGGAGCTGATCCTGCtcggcagctgctgctgggtctTGCTTGCTCcgttttcctcttctgccttctccttgcCTCTGAGCAGCCATGGGGTCAGGCCCTATGAGGTCTCATGTGCTCTGCATATTTGGTTGGTGACAGCATTCAGCAACTCTCCAGCAGTGGCAGAGCTTTGTCACTTCCCAAGGACAACCTGCAAAGAAAACGCTCACTCAGAGCTGCAGTGGGCAAAGGTCCTTTGAGCTACCTCTCAAGCCCCTACAGCAACATGGCATAAGTACCTCCCTGGATGCTCCAGTCCACTTAAACTTGGATTGGAAAGTTCCTTGGCAGCCAGGCATGCATGTGCCTCCCAGCTggcctcccccagccctgggggtgCCCACCTAACATAGGAAAGTTGAGAGAAGGGCAGGTATTTTAGAAGCACAAAGCTCCTACAGGCTTACAATAAAAATGAGAACTGGGACAGTGTGAGGAAAGAGTTTTCCTGAGAAAGCAGTGTGCTCTTCTTATACACTCTAGTAAACTAGTCACCACCATGTAATTTCTAAAACTTGACTGTGGGTGTGTTGCTAAACCTTGCAGTAGCCTATGCCGTGCGTTCATCCCTGCCACCAGCAGCCACGCTGGCTCCTGCAGTCCAGAGAGCAAATCCTCACTCTGCTCAGGGCcttgggaggaaagagaaaccCATTTGTTAGTGATGTAATGTcctgaggaggaggtggaggtttgttttttcatgAAGAGTTTGGATGGAGCCAACTCCTGCTTtgggacagggacacagaggggagGACATCCCTTATAGACATCCagatagaaaaatattcataaaaataatgacaaaaagcTATATTTTGCAATGGCAGAAACAACACAGCAAACCTATCTAATGTCCAAAAGGGCTTTTAGCTGCTCATTATGATGGTCTCCAGGAGCACCCTACAACTAGATTCAAAGGGACCATGCTTCCTGTCTGCTTGCAAGCAACTCCTGTTGCCtaaagggaaactgaggcactgcaGGGATGAGAGAGAAGGGGCTGGGAATGGGCTGAGGAGCCTGTGCTGTAGCTGTGGTGTGCCCCAGTGTGCTTTCTGGGTGAGGTGATGGGTCTCCCCATCATCCCTGATGTGCTGGTGGGGGACAGCAATGCTGGTCCCCATGGGTGGTGCAGGACTCTGCTCCCTGGGCTCCCCACAGCCCAAGTAGTGGAAGTGAAGCCCTCCCTGGTGGTGCACAGGCTTCTGCAGGAGGTAGAGCAGATTCTCTGCAGGGTGCAACAGGCTGCAGAGGtaaagcaaagagcagaaactccaaaagaggaaaaggtcCAGCCCTGGCAGGGGACAGAGgtgagattttaaaattacactCACCCTGCGAGAACAAGACAATGATGTGGAGTGGGTTGAAATGCTCTTCAGCTGATACGTGTCTTTGATTCAAGGTTAAAGGCATTGGAGCCGAGTGAGGGAGTGTACCGGGGAGTTTGTAAGAGTAAATAACCACTGTTTCTAGGAGCCATGTGGCAGTGAGATGGGGACTGGACCAGTGGGATCAGAGATGAtacctgcagccctgctgttTCTAAGGGAATTGAAAGTGAATGAGAAGTGAGCAGCCCATGAGAAGCCTTCTGCTGTGCAGAACAAACTCATTGCCAGACAGGGAGTCTTCTCAGTTTGGGTGCTGGGATtaaggctgtggggagagggatgcGACACTTTCGGCTGCAGCGGCAGCAGCGTGTGGAGTGGTTCctcacctcctgctgcagcacaggctcTTGCCTTGGAAAGCTCTTTGTTTGCGCACAAAAGGAGTGTGGAATAAGCTGAGCACTGCCTGCCCGCTGTCAGAGACGACGAGAACAGGTTGTTCTAGAGAAGGGTATTTCCAAGTGAAAGGGATGTTTTTTCATTACTCCCAACATGTGGAAATGGCAGGATAAATTATAGGGGGAGTAGCACACTTCGAAAATGCTGTGGGTGGATCACAGCTTCTTACGTGGCTGCTTCACCACACAACAACCTGCTCCTGCCACCAGCTCTTGCAGCTCACgtgggctctgctggggctcAGCGTTGGGCTCTGTCGGTGGGTCCCAGCTCTGCGTGCATCGCATGCTCAGCACCTGCTGAGGTGCAGGAAGTGTTGTGGAGAAGCCCTGTGCTGCAGATCGGAAgtagttttgtttcttattgCCTCTTGTACTTAACTCGGGGCAAGAAatggacacttttttttttttttttaatctctcgGGCAGGGAATAGAGCTATTTCCTAGTGAGATATGGAGCCACTGGGCTggaaggaaggagcaggggTTCCTAAACAAAGAGGACAGAAGTGTCTCTATCCCTGTAgagaagccctggcagagctgggcaatTGACAGCTCTTAAAGCCTGGGCATGGGCACCCTCCCTGCACGCATGAGGGCTCAGCTGCCTTCACGCCTtgagacatttttcttccatgggATGGGGCAAGACCTGCCACTTGCCAATTCAGACATGGGATGTTGCAACTTTAACTGTAGCGGGGGTGTGAGAGACCTTCCTGTATCCCTTGGCCAAACTATCTCATGGAAACATTCCCCTAAGTGATTGCAGCCTCTGGATGCAGCTCTGCAAGAAGAGCAGGCTGGAGGGTTGCTTTAGATGTGGGGTCAGCGCGCTGCGGTCAGTGCAGTCCCTGGGGCAGTGTGCCCAGCTCTCTCCTGGCGCATCAGCCCTCTGGGACTCTGCATCTGCCCTGCTTTTCTGCCAAGGACACTTGCAGCTACCTTTAATACCAAGTTCTGCGTCCTCCGCTCCCGTTGCATTTCAGCAGAGTGAGTTCGTTTCCTCCTTGATGTATGAGCAGAGCAGCTGTTTCCCGTGGCAGCCTTTCTAGCAATAGCCTGAATAAATGATACCTTTCCAGCCCTGTCTCGCCAGGCAGCTTTTACGTTTACCTGATTATCCTCATTATCACAGCCTGGACCTGTTCCTGGTTCAAAATCACCCTCTGGCAGTGAGGGACCAGAGTAGGGCATCACTTCTGGATTATCCTTCTAGTGCCTTTTCCAGCAGTGCTAGTGCTCTGATGGAcactttctctgctgtgaagaGTTGTCAggctgcatttgttttgttgcagTCATCCTGGGGTTCTCTAAAAGCCAGACATTTTTCCTATGgtgttttcagctgctttgagTAGGAATTTTTGCTATTAGTCCCTATGTATATGAACTTGTGCCAGCCCGTTGTGTTTCGGTCGACCCtctagttttttttcctgtgatacATAGT encodes the following:
- the HRH2 gene encoding histamine H2 receptor; translated protein: MDPCYNHTSPQERMSFPLQLLVGSCLTILIVITLCGNIIVCLAVTLDRRLRNLTNCIIVSLAITDLLLGLLVLPFSAFYELAKEWPFGSTLCNIYTSLDVMLCTASILNLFMISLDRYFAVTTPLRYSQLVTPARVAVGLVIIWTVSLMVSFLPIYLGWNTNGTAVQNTAPNCNNECILEVNPVYGLVDALLTFYVPLVIMCITYYRIFKIAREQAKRINHTWCCSSNAPMPPMVKEHKATVTLAVVLGAFIVCWFPYFTVFTYRGMWGDSRVKGTPMSIVLWLGYANSALNPILYGTLNRDFRVAYQHLLHCWRIGGSRSPHLPPLQKAQSRGRSCRQGQGKQEGKPLKLEMRNGKGILLTDGALKRILSLAYSICSSPRNC